The window CTGCCAGAGCGCCCCAGTAATAGACGCGGCTGGAATGATGAAACAGCAACGGCGACTCGGTGTCCCGCACCAGCTCCGTTATTTCACGCGCGAGCTTGCTGTCGGGAATTTTGATTCCCGCAAGATCGATATTGAGTTTTAGATCGATATTCATTGCACGTCTCCTTCTGATTGATCTTGGTCGAATGGATGTTCTGAGCAGCGATCATCACGGTGGCTGCCGTGATCGATGTCAGGCGCGCCGCTTGGCGCGTTGGTGGAAGATCGAACCGATGAAATCGAGGCTGGTCCGTGCGGCGAGCAGCGAGGTGATTCCGGACGGATCGTACGGCGGCGAGACCTCGACAAAGTCGACGCCGACCACCTCGAAGCGCCTCGCGGCCTCGCGCAACAGCTCCTTGGCTTCGTAATAGGTGAAGCCGCCATGGCTGATGGTCGCGGTGCCCGGCGCGATCGACGGATCGAAACTGTCGATATCGATCGACACATAGACGTGCTCGCCGTCGGCGATATGGGCAAGGGCCGCTTTCGCGCCGATCGCTCGAAACTTCCTCAAGGGAACGACATGCGTCCCATAGGCTTTCGCTGCCTCGTAGTCCTTCCTGCTAACCGAGGCCATGTTGTGGGGACCGAGCGTCGTGATCCCCTTGACATGCGTCATCTCCGAGGCTCGGCGCATCGGACTGCCGTGGCCCCAGGTGATGCCGTTGCGCGAGTCAATGAAGTCGAAATGCGCATCGAGATGCACGATGTGGAACGGCCTCTCGTTCGAGTAGGCCGCGACCGTCGCCATGGTGATGGCATGATCACCGCCGAGAATGTACGGCATCGTCTTGGCGTCGAGCAGCGCGCGGACTGCCAGTTCAGCGTTTGCCAGGCTGCGCTTGGTGTCGGCGTAGATCACGTCACTGTCGCCGGCGTCGACGGTCTTGGCTTCTTCCGCGGTGAGATAGGTCACCTCGTCCTCGAAATCGAAGACGCCCTCCGGACCGAAGCCGTAGAACATCGACATCTCGCGGATCGCGCGAGGCCCGAAGCGCGTTCCGACGCGATAGCTCGACGCGGTATCGATCGGCACGCCGAGAACGGCGACGTCGGCGCCGTCGAGCTTGTCCCAGTCTGTACAGGCCGGCTGGCCCGCAAAGGTGGCGAGGCCGACGAAGGGAAGGTCCATCCGCTCCGGCATATTCCGGCTGATCATCTGCGTGTCCATTGCAATTTCCTCTCTTCAAAAGAGAACGCGTCTCGGTTGATCGGTCGTCGGGGCTCAGCAGATTTCGTCGGTGACGCCCTCGCGCGCATAGGGGCGGCGGACGGAGGGCAGGGCTGTGACCTTGTCGAGCAGCCGTGCGATGGCAGGCCGCGACCGCGGCGGGCTCGTCATCGGACGCGGCCAGCGGGCGAGCAGGACGAGGTAGAAGTCGGCAGCGCTCAGCTTTTCGCCGAGGAAGAGCGGCCCGTTCTCTTTGAGGTGTCGGATGACGTCAAGGTAGGCACCAGCGCGCTTCTCTGCGCCCCGCTTTACAACCTCCGTCGCGGCAACGTCGGTACCGGTCAGGCGGTCCGGAGATTGCCAGATCATCAGCTCTTCCTGCAGCGAGTTCGTCAGGAAGATCATCCACTGGTAGAACTTGGCACGTTCCGGCGTCCCGACCTTGGGTGCGGGGCCTGCTTCTGGATGCTGATCAACCAGGTGGAGAACGATCGCAGCGGCCTCGAACATTACGAGATCACCATCAACCAGAGTCGGAATGCGACCATTTGGATTGATCTTCAGATAGTCCTTCGATTTCTGCGCATTCTTTACACGGTCAACGAGTACAAGGTCGTACTTCTGGCCGAACTCTTCGAGCACCATGTGCGGTGCTGCGTTGGCGTTGCTTGGAAAGTGGTGAAGTTGGTACATCGTTACTCCTGGTTCGCGTTTGGACGAGGACTCTAGATTTCTGCTGCTCAAAAAAGGGGTCCATCAACGCAGGATGCCGCGCCGCGGCATCCTGCGCGCATCTGGCGTTACGGGTTACTTCCGAGTGTCGCGGAGAAGGTCTGGCCGTCTACATCCGTCAGCTGTACGTACCTCGCACCGGCAATTGTACCGGAAGCAGGCACGGGTAATGTCACAGTGGCGGCAGCTCCCATTTTGGCTCGGATCCCAAACGGGCCGGGCTCAAACTTGTTGTAGGCATAGTCGTTCGCGAAGTCTGTCTTCGGCAGTTCGGACAGTTGGGCTGCGTTCCAATCCGCGACAGAGTGCTTTTCGCTGTTTAGCAGGTCAGCCGCGACCACATGCGCTGCGGCCTCCGGCGTGCCGGCATCAAGATAGACGTGGAAGCGCACTCCGCCATCCGGGAGAAGCTCCGCGCGGCTCAATGCCAGGTGATGCTTGGTCGGGCTGACTGGTCCGCTGTGGAAAGGTGTCACTACCGAGCCGCGATAGTAGTTGTAGGTGCCGACGTCGAAGATCACGACGAATGCGAGCACGGCCAACGCCAGCGTCCTGAAGCCGCCATCGGTCTGAGGCAGTGGAAGGCTGCCCGACGCCCAGCGGAACCATCGTTTTCCGGCCAGAGCGGGGTTGCGCTGAAGCAAGACATTGTCGAGCGAGTAGGCGCCGCTGCCCGCGAGCAGCAGGCTCGCACCCATCGCCAGATTACAGGCCGCCATCGTCCACTCGTCGATGCAGGTGGCGCCCTGCCAGCCGAACATCAGCATCAGCAGTACCGAAAAGCCCATCGAGAACAGCGCCGCAAGGCGAGTCAGCAGCCCCGTCATGAGCATCGCTCCGACGATAAGCTCGGCAGCGCTGAACAGAATGACGCCGGCATAAAGCAGGTAGAAGTGCGTCAGCATGAAGCTGATCAGATGATCGGTGCCTAACAAGGCTCCTGGCATCGCTGTCTGGAACTTGTTCGCCATCCAACTCTGGGCGCTTGGGTCTAGTTTGGAAGGTGCGTAGATGAAACGGCGCGAGCCGCCGCCCCAATAAATGAAGCCCTGGATGACGCGGATCGAAAGCAACGCGATGGCGGCAATGCGCCAGTTGCGTTGCGCTTCGGTCATGGTGGGCGCTTGCTCAGCGATTCGGTCGAGGGTGGTTGCATGCATGTTCACGTTCGTCTCCTATGTTGCGAAGTCACGTGATTCAATCGGTTGGCGCCTTGCCAGTGTAAGGCTTGAACCCGTAGCGCTCGAAGATCGACAGCGCCTGGGGCGAGTGGACGAAGGAAAGCCAGAGCTTGGCTGCCTCCTTGTGTGGCGCGCCCTTCACCACCGCGCCGGCGTATATGGCCGTTGTGTTCTCGCTGGCCGGGATGTCGACATAGCTGATCGGGTGTCCCGCCTGCTCCTGGAACATCGCTTCGGATTGCCATGTGACACCGGCCTCGGCACGCCCCTGCATCAGAAAGAGTGGTGTCTGACGATGGTGGATATGAGTGAGGATGGTGCTGCGGTCGGCCACCTTGGTCTTGTAGACCGCGTCGGCGAGCGCCTGCCCGCCAGCCTTCTTTAGCGACGCCTCGATCTGCCTCGCAATTCCCTCGAATTCGGGGTTAGGCATGGCGAGACGGACATCGGGTTTTCCAAGATCGGCGAGACCG is drawn from Bradyrhizobium lablabi and contains these coding sequences:
- a CDS encoding glutathione S-transferase family protein gives rise to the protein MYQLHHFPSNANAAPHMVLEEFGQKYDLVLVDRVKNAQKSKDYLKINPNGRIPTLVDGDLVMFEAAAIVLHLVDQHPEAGPAPKVGTPERAKFYQWMIFLTNSLQEELMIWQSPDRLTGTDVAATEVVKRGAEKRAGAYLDVIRHLKENGPLFLGEKLSAADFYLVLLARWPRPMTSPPRSRPAIARLLDKVTALPSVRRPYAREGVTDEIC
- a CDS encoding agmatinase yields the protein MDTQMISRNMPERMDLPFVGLATFAGQPACTDWDKLDGADVAVLGVPIDTASSYRVGTRFGPRAIREMSMFYGFGPEGVFDFEDEVTYLTAEEAKTVDAGDSDVIYADTKRSLANAELAVRALLDAKTMPYILGGDHAITMATVAAYSNERPFHIVHLDAHFDFIDSRNGITWGHGSPMRRASEMTHVKGITTLGPHNMASVSRKDYEAAKAYGTHVVPLRKFRAIGAKAALAHIADGEHVYVSIDIDSFDPSIAPGTATISHGGFTYYEAKELLREAARRFEVVGVDFVEVSPPYDPSGITSLLAARTSLDFIGSIFHQRAKRRA
- a CDS encoding TQO small subunit DoxD is translated as MHATTLDRIAEQAPTMTEAQRNWRIAAIALLSIRVIQGFIYWGGGSRRFIYAPSKLDPSAQSWMANKFQTAMPGALLGTDHLISFMLTHFYLLYAGVILFSAAELIVGAMLMTGLLTRLAALFSMGFSVLLMLMFGWQGATCIDEWTMAACNLAMGASLLLAGSGAYSLDNVLLQRNPALAGKRWFRWASGSLPLPQTDGGFRTLALAVLAFVVIFDVGTYNYYRGSVVTPFHSGPVSPTKHHLALSRAELLPDGGVRFHVYLDAGTPEAAAHVVAADLLNSEKHSVADWNAAQLSELPKTDFANDYAYNKFEPGPFGIRAKMGAAATVTLPVPASGTIAGARYVQLTDVDGQTFSATLGSNP